ATTTGGCTGTGGTGAAATCGCTTTCTCTCCCATGTTTAAGGATATGTTTTAATCACTCATAATATGTCTGGCCCATGCTCGTAGTCTTGACTAATGTTCCACAGGGACACATTCTAGTCTATATAGAGCATGTTATTCACCACACTGTGTCTGTGTTCTATGTGCCAGTGTGAATGACACAAGTCACAGCTCCGTCATGGGAGTTGAGCATCTTCATATGATTGTTTCGTGTGAGTGTGTGACtcaaagtgtgtctgtgtgttcatgtgttcatgtgtgtatgtgtttagaTAGGCCTCCTCAGTAAAAACAGTGTGCAGAAAGTATCCTATATAAGCAGGCTCTGTGAGGGTGTTTGATGTGTATTTGAACAGAGGCGTTAAGTATCCGAGTTATGCACGGAATGTGCAGCTCGGATTTGTGGTAGGCTTTTTTCTGCTTTTGAACAGGCAGTTTTGATCagatccccccccctctctctagtgAGTCTAAGTGGACTCCTTAGGGTCCAGTGTTGTGTAGAAGAGATGTCAAAGCAAATGGCGTCTGTCAGAGACCTTGTGCCAGCCATCAACAAACTCATCTTTGTGTAAGGACTTATCCTCTTTGGACACAATGGTCTCCCCGTTACGTTTCCTCCCCATATAAATAATGAAGAATAGATTGGAAGAGGTGCTGATAGTAAGGATAATGTGACTATGGGATTGATCATTATTCAGGGTATAGTAATGACTTAGTCTTACCTGAGGATGGGGAAGATGGGTGTGGGCTGTCGTCTTGGACGCTACCGGTCTGGGAGTGGCCTCCTCCGGCTCCGCTTTCCTCCGTCACGTTGGAGGATCCAGGGGTGGTGGACCTGCTGATAGACTGGGACTCTGGGTCGCTGGCCGAGCCACGCCGCTCATCCAGTCCTGTGGTGTTGTTATGCTGCTGGATGGCTTCTTCTATGGGCCGCCGCTCCTTGTTGTGCACCCGAGAGTGGACCACCATCTGATGGTAGGTCCTGAAGACCCGGCCACAATCAGGACACTCTGTGGGCTTCTCTTTCAGGCTAGTCAGGTGGTTGTACTCAAGGCCGTGGCCCAGGCCCATGCCATGGCCGCCATGATGGGGCATGAATTCACGGTGGCTGTCGAAGCCCACTCCGTCGTCTTTCAGGGGCATCATGGCTCCACTGCCGGCCTTCGAGCCATGCAGAGCTTCGATGTGCTGCTTCTGCTTGGAGCCATCGTTGGAGCCCATCATAGGGAAGTCATGCTTCTCTTTAGTGAAGGCCATGCCGGCAGAATTGGCCATCTCCTCATGGTGCTGCTCATGGTGCTGCTCCTTGGGCATAAAGGCGCGGTCCATGGCCATGCCTCGAGCCATGATCTGCCAGGCCTGATAGCTATTCAGTGGGTCCATCTCTGCCACTTTGGCAGCCGCCTGGAGGCGTTCCATGCAGCTGGACTTCAGGGGGGGCACCAGGTTCAGGCAGCCCAGGAGAGAGCGCTTCTCCCCCTCGCCAAGGCCATGGCCCATCCCTGCCATTGGGCCCAGCAGCTTCCCCAGCATCTCCTTCTCCTTCATGGCAATGCCGGCTTTGGCCAGCATCTGGTGTTGCTCGCTCAGACCCTGTTTGTCTGGGGATAGGAAGCCGCCCTGCAGGCAGGAGATATAGCGTGAGTAGAGGTTAGCGTGGGCCTCCTGGGCCATGCTGTTCATGGTGTTGACAGCGTTTATGTCCTCTGCTGGGGGCTTGCTCTTGATGGCCAGCTTATTGAGATGGACCTTCATGTGATTCTTGAGAAACCAGGGCTCCTTGAAGCGACGACCACAGATCTGGCAGACGTGTTCAAATGAGTCCTTGTGCTTGCGCATGTGGCCCTTGAGGAACCAGGCTTGACTGAAGACCTGGCCACACACCTCACAGCGGAACTCGTTGGCAGGCTTCTCAGTGCCGCCAGCTGCACCCTGTCCCGCAGCTGACTCGGCCGTGATATGGGCTTTTTCCACATGGCTGATCAAGTCCTCCTCCTGCGAGGCAGCAAACTCACACAAGGTGCACTTGTAGGGCTTGTGCAGGATGCGGATGTGACGATCCAGCTCCTCACGCTTCTTAAACTTGCCCTTGCAGAAGGTACAGCGGAATCCAGTGGGTGGGTTCAGGGCCTGGTCATCCTGGGCGCTGGCCGGCTTGGGGGAGGATGACGGCTGGGAGAGGGAGTCTGGAGTGCCCAGGCTGGTGGGGGTGAGGAGGCCACAGGCAGAGCCaggctgttgctgctgctgctgggtctGAGGGCCAAGGTGTGGCTGGTGCTGCAGGGGCTGGGCTGGCTGAAGGAGGCTGCTGCTCCTGATCTGCTTGTCCCTCAGGATGGCCCTCTCCTCCAGCTCATGTAGAAGACGGTTCTCCTCACGGACGCGGCCGCGTCCCTTACCGAGGTTTCCCAGCTTGTGGGTGCGTAGGTGGATCTTGAGGTTGCCTTTCTGTGCTGCCCGATGGTCGCAGTAGGGGCACTTAAAGGGCTTCTCGCCTGTATGTGTGCGCATGTGCAGCGACAAGATGCTGTTGAAGCGGAATCGCTTGCCGCACAACGgacacgggtacttcctgttctTGCGGGCATCGTCTTCAATGTCATTCATCTGGGACATGATGCCCAGGTTCTGCCCATTGAGAAACTGCTGCAGGTCCACACGCCCATTCAGGTTGGCCAGGGCACTTGCATCTATGTCCCGGTTGAGCTGGTTGGCGAGCAGTGCCATCTGACTGCTGATTGGTTGACTGGCCAGGGCAGCGTGGCTCTTCTCATCCAATGGGGTGGCAGCTTTCTCCTCTGGGATCTGCTGTCGGCTCTGTAGGTCGGGAAAGGCGTGGCCCAGCTGGGTTGTCAGCTGGTGGAGCTTCTGACTGATGGGGTATCGGCCATTTAGCACTGCGTTGCTCAGATGGTCTCTGTCAGCGTCCGATACTGCTGAAGACACACCAAGGCACAAACTAGATTCCTCCATCCTGTAAGAGAGAAGGATATCACAACGGTCAACCACAGTCAATCAACCTGATAAGCAATGCATTAAAAAAGAGCTATGGCTCATCCAAAAATCTGAAAACCGGAAGAGAATATGAAGTATTAGAGTACATTTTCAGTGCATGATGCATGGAAATAGAGATGTAATTTAGCAGAGCGTCTTACAGgaggagttagggttaagtgccttgctcaagggcacaaaaacagattttcaccttgtcggctcggggaagctcttaaccactaggctacctgctgcccataGAAATGCAATTTTCTTATTTTGATTTACAGTACAGCTTCTGTTCTCACACTTGTGGTTGGAAGACTAACTCTCAGAACTTTCTCAAACTGTAACACAGTTTTGGATGCAATAATTACACAGTGAACACGGCGGGCGCCGCATAATTATGCTACTTGGGCCCATCCTATCAGAATTCCTCCAATTACACGCCTTAATGAAACGGAGCAATGCCATTGTCATGAAGCTGCCGCAATGCTACAATTATGATATTAACAATAGCACTTAAAACCAAGGGGTTACTTCAGTAAACACACGCTCTTATCTCCCTACTGCGACACTTGTCTAGGCATAATTCTCCATTAAAGAGGCACATTACATTTGATGTGAATCACTTTGCTTTTGCCTTCGTTTCCCCTCCTCTCATGGCTTCCAATAAGGGGAAAACAACAGTTGGTGTTATTGAATGGGTTCCCAATGTATCATAGGCCTCCCAGCCATTAAGAATGGTTTCAACGGCCCAGAGCATACACCGTCAAGCTGAAGGGAATACATAAGCAGAGCCTGTTTTTGTCTTCTTGCTTGCCAGTTGTTTGTGATGCCATCCCCTCTCTTAAGAAGGATAATGGCGTGTTCTTCCCTTGCAACTGGCGGGGTCAAAAACAATAAAGTGAGTTCTGCCTTGGTCAACAAAATATTGTATAATATCTCATTAAGCTGATTATTATGCTGCCCAGTAACAGCGGCAGCGTGCTATAACACATGATTATAATCATAAAAAACTAATTTCAGGGACTAAGCACTAGCATAACATGAGTTCACGTTTAGTGGAGTGAGACCAGTTTATGTCCAGACCCCTGTGGAGTCAGGGACACCCCCAACCTAaatgcacacagacacatgcacctgcacgcacacactcacacatacacacacacacccacacttcaCAGGGCTCAAGGACAACTTGCTCTTaagatctctctctcgctctagctTATAGCTATCTCACTGCTTCTAACTAGTGCTAACCTAGACACCCACCAACTGACAAGGCTAGACAGAACAACATCAATAAAAAACATAACTTTGAATCCAACCGTTACACATGTACAGTACACACACGATGCTGAGGATGTGGGAGGGAAGCACATTGCTGACGCACCCTGGAAGACATATAAGGCCTGTCCTTTAGCCAATCGTTCTTCCAACACTGTTGGTTGTTGTAGACTCTTATCTCTAAAATATGAATATGGTCTGTGGGCTGCTTGTGAATATTGTCTTCTTCTCTAGAACTTGACTGCAATCATTGTCTAGTAATAAAGGAGAAGGCCATCAAATGAACCCTTGAAGGATATAATGGTTATATTATGTAGACTATGTGATGACTGGGAATGCCTCACATGTATGCAGAGCCTACATACATTGACGAGGTCACGCACGACTGTATGAGCTTATTATTATGTAACTGAGACACCAATATAGTATCCCACACTATTGCAAATACCATTCAGAAAATGTCTTTGTAATACTGTAATAATATTACATTGATATGAGTATATTTACAAAAGACAATGTTGGGAGAATACACAGGTAGATAAAACCAGTTTCTGGATAACTTTCTCATCCTGATCTCTTAGAAAGGATTGTCCATTGTCAGCCAAAATGAAGTGACTCTTAAATGTGCCACCCACAATCCATTGCAAACTGTGCCAATATCAGACGGAACCTTTTTTGAAAGTGCCTTGCATGCACGTTGCCTTTTGCCATAGAAATCTATGATTCAAACAAGACTGATGAGCTGTTGCTCATTTATAGAGATAGCAGCTTGCCCTTTTCTTCAATTTGATTTGCGGCTTTATCTTTAACATATAACAAAGGCAGATAGACAATGGAATAATGTGAAATGAACTGACAAATCCAGTTTGTTTTTTTAACGTATCCTTGCTGACGAGTGTATGCAAATGAACTGCATTAATATGCTTCCCTTGCTCCCAAgtcattttatatttttttcctgATTAAAAAGGACATTTCTTATGTGACACCCCCCCATCCTATcaacacacatgcaagcacatacacgcacacagacacacacattcacacatgcaagcacacacgcacacacatacagtgggggaaaaaagtatttagtcagccaccaattgtgcaaattctcccactgaaaaatatgagagaggcctgtaatattcatcataggtacacgtcaactatgacagagaaattgagaaaaaaaatccagaaaatcacattgtaggattttttaatgaatttatttgcaaattatggtggaaaataagtatttggtcacctacaaacaagcaagatttctggctctcacagacctgtaacttcttctttaagaggctcctctgtcctccactcgttacctgtattaatggcacctgtttgaacttgttatcagtataaaagacacctgtccacaacctcaaacagtcacactccaaactccactatggccaagaccaaagagctgtcaaaggacaccagaaacaaaattgtagacctgcaccaggctgggaagactgaatctgcaataggtaagcagcttggtttgaagaaatcaactgtgggagcaattattaggaaatggaagacatacaagaccactgataatctccctcgatctggggctccacgcaagatctcaccccgtgtggtcaaaattatcacaagaacggtgagcaaaaatcccagaaccacacggggggacctagtgaatgacctgcagagagctgggaccaaagtaacaaagcctaccatcagtaacacactacgccgccagggactcaaatcctgcagtgccagacgtgtccccctgcttaagccagtacatgtccagttccgtctgaagtttgctagggtgcatttggatgatccagaagaggattgggagaatgtcatatggtcagatgaaaccaaattagaactttttggtaaaaactcaactcgtcgtgtttggaggacaaagaatgctgagttgcatccaaagaacaccatacctactgtgaagcatgggggtggaaacatcatgctttggggctgtttttctgcaaagggaccaggacgactgatccgtgtaaaggaaagaatgaatggggccatgtatcgtgagattttgagtgaaaacctccttccatcagcaagggcattgaagatgaaacgtggctgggtctttcagcatgacaatgatcccaaacacaccgcccgggcaacgaaggagtggcttcgtaagaagcatttcaaggtcctggagtggcctagccagtctccagatctcaaccccatagaaaatctttggagggagttgaaagtccgtgttgcccagcgacagccccaaaacatcactgctctagaggagatctgcatggaggaatgggccaaaataccagcaacagtgtgtgaaaaccttgtgaagacttacagaaaacgtttgacctgtgtcattgccaacaaagggcatataacaaagtattgagaaactttttttattgaccaaatacttattttccattataatttgcaaataaattcattaaaaatcctacaatgtcattttctggatttcttttcctcattttgtctgtcatagttgacgtgtacctatgatgaaaattacaggcctctctcatctttttaagtgggagaacttgcacaattggtggctgactaaatactttttttccccactgtacatgcattgCTTTTGACAATAATTCAATATCAGAGTGCCCGCTATGAGTAATAATGCAGGTAACAATACTCTTagaacaacaacacaatgagTGTTCAGCGTAATCATGACAGTCATATTTCATTCATATGGAATTCCTTTTCTGGAAAAGCAACATCTTCGATTAGAGCAAGTAGTACCAGTTGTTATACAGTAAGTACCAGTAATCCAACGTTTCCTTCTCTTGTACACAAGTATGCAATTCAAGTCTGTGTGGTTAGCATTATAAACTCACAGGGTCACAAGTTGTAACGTCTTACCGTCATAGTTAACATTACAAGTAGCTCCCAAGTAACTGTACACCTGTATGCTTGACCTTGACATCTCTGCCATCCAAACAGCACACTGTAGCAATGTCTGCTCTTGCTCTAACCTGAAACAGATCTAAAGTTTGTCTGGTGTCTACAACAATGCTCTTTCATTAACGATAAGGCTCAAATGACGCCTGCAAAGCCACCAGACTTCCTTTTGCACTCTCTCACAGACGTGCAGTAGTGCTCTTCTTTACAGTTTGTGGTTAATATTCACAGTTTTGAGCAAAGCGACACAAAACCAgatttctcttcttcttctttttttttagcAAATTGCTCTGTAACCCACAGCTTAATTACGGGCGGTATCTTTAACACAGTGGAAGTGTATTTCTGTCCGAATATATTTGTGCTTAGTATGTGTCATTATCTAAGCAACAAGTATCACACATGTATGAGGGCATATGTGCTCACATTTGCATGTTCTAAGGGTAAAACACATAAGTAGAGTATGCCTAACCATGCTCTTGTGAAGGTTCGGATTTTATAAAAGACAGTTTGGAAGTATTGCTTGAAATTATATTGATGGTACATTTATCAACTGGGTTAGCTGAATGCAGGCCAAAGAAAACTTGTTTGacatttaaagctagaatccaaAATTTCTACaaccatttttggacttataaatgaatgataaaaacccattgatttttgaagaatataacttataaatgcctcaggagcttagttcaactgtcgtagatcatcagaacccaaaatatatgttttttttactccaatgttagTAAACAATGTAATGCAAGCAAAcaatgtatagcctcaaaacatgtttaaaactataatgttgatatcatggatggtcagtccttgcatccatagctctgtctattaatTTAAGAGTGGTtaaatttctccagccccatccctcagcctttttctttttaccaaaacagaggtagGGTGAcaactttgttattgttttaactGCAGATTCTAGGTTTATAAGGAGAAATGATGAATGGAAAAGCCATTAGTACGGCTTTACTTTGTTATTTTGGCATGT
Above is a genomic segment from Coregonus clupeaformis isolate EN_2021a unplaced genomic scaffold, ASM2061545v1 scaf0727, whole genome shotgun sequence containing:
- the LOC121555790 gene encoding LOW QUALITY PROTEIN: zinc finger protein 536 (The sequence of the model RefSeq protein was modified relative to this genomic sequence to represent the inferred CDS: inserted 2 bases in 1 codon; deleted 2 bases in 1 codon), which encodes MEESSLCLGVSSAVSDADRDHLSNAVLNGRYPISQKLHQLTTQLGHAFPDLQSRQQIPEEKAATPLDEKSHAALASQPISSQMALLANQLNRDIDASALANLNGRVDLQQFLNGQNLGIMSQMNDIEDDARKNRKYPCPLCGKRFRFNSILSLHMRTHTGEKPFKCPYCDHRAAQKGNLKIHLRTHKLGNLGKGRGRVREENRLLHELEERAILRDKQIRSSSLLQPAQPLQHQPHLGPQTQQQQQQPGSACGLLTPTSLGTPDSLSQPSSSPKPASAQDDQALNPPTGFRCTFCKGKFKKREELDRHIRILHKPYKCTLCEFAASQEEDLISHVEKAHITAESAAGQGAAGGTEKPANEFRCEVCGQVFSQAWFLKGHMRKHKDSFEHVCQICGRRFKEPWFLKNHMKVHLNKLAIKSKPPAEDINAVNTMNSMAQEAHANLYSRYISCLQGGFLSPDKQGLSEQHQMLAKAGIAMKEKEMLGKLLGPMAGMGHGLGEGEKRSLLGCLNLVPPLKSSCMERLQAAAKVAEMDPLNSYQAWQIMARGMAMDRAFMPKEQHHEQHHEEMANSAGMAFTKEKHDFPMMGSNDGSKQKQHIEALHGSKAGSGAMMPLKDDGVGFDSHREFMPHHGGHGMGLGHGLEYNHLTSLKEKPTECPDCGRVFRTYHQMVVHSRVHNKERRPIEEAIQQHNNTTGLDERRGSASDPESQSISRSTTPGSSNVTEESGAGGGHSQTGSVQDDSPHPSSPSSDVGDDLGKTAGSVQQAPSQHRDRSLGSAIKDCPYCGKTFRTSHHLKVHLRIHTGEKPYRCPHCDYAGTQSASLKYHLERHHRERQNGSGPSSGHAPPSEHKEEHGKGGVFARPDVLRGVFKGMPSSLDFRGGPLHPHQWAPPDMLSPRERERDRERERHGLGSDTPSESMKSPEGPSAADVPASFRDLGRAYQSMVGNGVNFQGSLQAFMDSFVLSSLKKEKEMRESHLQSQHYFESGEPKAKRADTGEEKAEAKPSTGKPGSQYEPLDLSVNVKPETGSLPGSSVTFQDNVAWHGCLFCSFTTASVELMALHLQANHLGKAKQRKEDKEHXKGEPSHFLKASMGPAHLHDRDNDREGEKSQSAWSNHMEPHASMGAFQSDFYKQYGGMYDGSPRTPGLQGFGATCPDPALEQQSQARETAGDELSDKASCGELEEQGQSEDEDGRAGERCHSTESSSAQPERQHPHSDDVEEEEEEEDRMEGEDEDSATYQMPKQMQAVSPAREAQRPGASMGPGAPFPPQSQPQPPLEKHWQQGLGLLSSPGGPSGLLKPEHAHLEQQMNMLSVLRAYSSENLAALNGLGSSSNSGSGIKRPDAPSHGGQGGRKPFQCRYCSYSASQKGNLKTHVLCVHRMPFDNSQYPDRRFKRSRVDSDASGNSEDGTTSYPMGTQWGMADPPLSGDPLHP